The segment TTTACACATGCTCGAACCCTCAATGGTTACACATGTTAAACCCGCATAAAAGCATAATTAGATCAATCTCTTGCAGTCTTCTAAATCAAATTTAATCATGAAGAAACATGGCACATGCAGAATTGAAACCGAGTCAGTCATGGTGGGTAATGTCTGTGCTTGGTGGTGGAATCTGATTAACCGCCGCATTTTTATTCAGAACTGTAGACAGAAAATCATAGTGGCATAGCAGTATTGTAGTGACCAACCTCGAAACAATGCGGTGTACTGTCGTGTGTCAGGGTAGTGACCTACCTCGAAACAATGCGGTGTACTGTCGTGTATCAGTGTAGTGACCTACCCTGAAGCCATGCGGTGTACTGTCGTGTATCAGTGTAGTGACCTACCTCGAAGCAGTGCGGTGCTGTCGTGTATCCACTCTCTTTAAGATCAATGATTTCAGCTACTACGGCAGGGGAAATTGGACTTTGGAAAAGAATTAAAATTCATCAGTGTAAACTAACACCTTGCTTATCTATTAACTATATTATATGTTACAAACGGTCGTCTGACTTAGATTATAAAGAGGTTCAGATACAAGTTCTGTGGTTGTCAATTCTTGTAAACTCTACACATTAGAAGGGAATTATGAAATTGGGCACATTTTGTCGTTATAAAGCTACAATGTTTAAACCTTATGCACTTAAAATCTACTTTTTGATTTATTTGCATAAACTACTTTTGTTGCTTGGTGTCAACATGACTTATCTACATAACAAAGGGCTCCTGACCTTCAAATCTAGGTTTATATGAACAATTGAAAGTTACATGAAGTACTAAATGCAATGAAATTGACCTACCTTTTTCTTATCTTTGTATTGTATTGCTTGTACACTCCCAGTAAATCGTTGACAATGAATTTTGCAATGATCTTTGGTGGACTTTTTGAATGGCTCACAACTTCAttgaaaaaatctacacctTTATCTTCATTCTATACATGACAAACACTATTTCTGTGAATCTAGTCATTGAATTGGAAAGAACCTCTAACAATTATCAAGTCCTGGCTCCAAAGGAAGAAAATAGTGATATTTAAGCaacttttctttttcacttgATTAAAATTTGTCTGCAACATGTTCATGATACAAAATTCTTGGTAAAATATGCGTCATAATGAtctcaaaaatgtaaaaactgGTATAATAACCAGTCCTCTATCAGTGGACTATTACAATTAGTGACTTTTTGGAAGTCAATATGATGTTTTAGCTGCagaggagtacaatattcactgaCCCCGGAAAGGCTCAGTAAATAATGCACTTCCTGTGTACCTGTAGCTTAAGATTCACAATGACCAAGAAAATGACAGTAATTGTTTTCTTATATCACTGAATAATTCAAAACCGCAGTCCtttggggatccaggttagaataggtcctcggcaccccttgcttgtcgtcagaggcgactaaatgggatggtccttcagataagactgcaaaaactgaggccccatgtcatagcaggtgtggcatgataattAAAGATCTttcctgctcaaaagccgtaaacGCTGAGCAtagggcctaaattttgcagcccttcaccagcaatggtatCATCTTCATTTGAGTGATAAATTCTCTAGAGAgctacaatcaatcaaaactgGCTGAACTTATTGAACTAGCCAAACGACACCTGTCAGATTGGTCATCTTTAGATCAAGTTCGATATGAACTTACCACTAGAACATAAACATTCCTCAGTGAAATATTGAAATCGTTCAGTAATTTTGTTCTGATGTCCCTCGGTAGTGGAGGCATTTTCCGAATCTCTTCGTCAATGTTTGTTGTATTTGTCTGTGTGGGATGTTGTGCTGATTCGCTGTCATATAAATAAAGGGGAGGTAAGTTTGGCTCGGGCATAAATCGGTAATCCTGTAATCGCTCCTTGTCTCGCATGGGAATTGTTCTCCTGAAAGTGAAGTAATATTTAATCATTTATGTACTTCTGATCATCAATAAAGCaggtttgtttttcaaaattcatcttACCCACACTCTGCATCAAATGTCCGAGTTTCATTCACAACCATTCCGCCACTTTTAATCAAATCTATTTGCCTCATCACTTCATAATCTAAAAATAGACCAACAAATAAATTACAAGCACATCAAGAACAGGAATTTCATTCTGATAAAATGTTTCcaaaacattgatattttcaCTGACCCACTGCAGTTTTAAGAGCCTTGAGACTGCCGAGATTCTTCACTTCCGATCGGATTCCTAATGGTTCCCCTGGACGGTGAACTGATATGTTAGCATCAACACGTAACGCTCCCTCTGAAAAACAGTTCCACACTCAGTTCAATACTGTTAAACAGGTAGATTTTGTGGTTGGAAAGTTTTGTGATGCGATCcctaaaagaaaacaaaatatattctcCATTTCCAATTTAATATTGAGGTTGCTTTATAACAATgcacttagataacatcttaattttgttttttagtaTATTTCACGGTCGCAATTTTTGATGATTTTTCTTATctgcaaaaacaaaataaccACAAAAAATACCCGTTATATGGAATAACAACCACACACAGGTCAAAATACGGAATAACAACCACACACAGGTCAAAATACGGAATAACAACCACACACAGGTCAAAATACGGAATAACAACCACACACAGGTCAAAATGCCAGCGTAACATCTGTATAAATATGTCTTgatatgtttaatatttttaaaaatcttgctGACCTCTGAAACTACCAAGACAAACATTCATTTGTCTCATCATCAGTTGAACCTCTCGTACAAAAGAACTACAATCGATTCCGTTCTCAAAATCGGGCTCTGTCACGATCTCCATCAATCCAATTCCTACAAATATAAAGAACTACAATCAATTCCATTCTCAAAATCGGGCTCTGTCACGATCTCCATCAATCCAAttcctacaaatatatagaacTACAATCAATTCCGTTCTCAAAATCGGGCTCTGTTACGATCTCCATTAATCCAAttcctaaaaataaataacCCACTAATATCTTAGGATTTCAAACAAAGAATCCCAGCCTACTTGcatgattttattcaaattaaagAAACACCATATCATTTTGAGACAAAATACCTTTTGTTTTACCAAGAGCAAAATCAACTACTTGTGGATTAAAATCTTTCAGATATGGATCCACAAATCTATGGAATATTTTACCTGAAGCTTTTAGAAAAATTCCTACTTTTAACCATTCAGGTCATACATTAGTAATTGGTATGGAGATAATTTCACTTGTTACGCTTGTCGCTAATATTCAAATTCATTATCATGTCTCtcttttataataataataatgaaaatatagcgccttatataaaacaaattactctaaggtgcttaatacaagggtaagaagaggaaCAATACCGCacaattaaatgatattaaatgacaacgataaaacacaattaaatgacagtatgacataagatcttatttctgtaaaattatcaaaataaaacactttatATTAAAATCGATagctaaattaaaaaaaaaaaaaattcttttcttgTCTTATATGGCATGTGTACTAGCTGTCACTGACCACACGGAATTACAGAACTATCTAAGATGTACTTGTATtaaatgtttatgatattgtaAGTAGTACTGTCTTTATATGCTGTGTTATATGCTTCCTGACAGTTTTCAAGTTCCCAGTGTGCTTGTCATAGTCTCTCCCTTACTGTTACCCCTGGGGTCCATCTGTCCTGTTCCAGGCTTTAAACAGGAATGGGAGGAATGTGGCAGTCGGAGGGGTTCAATTGCAGGTTCCagtaatttaaaacatttgaattcaAAAGTTGTGTAGGACATGGGTTCTAGTTATGCAGTAGTTTATTGATACAAGTGACCTAGTTTTAGGCTTATGGGAGTTCATgacattctatttttagaacggTGTTTGGGAGTATGAGTAAGGAACCGTTTATCATTTGTAGAATGAAACTGTAGAATATACTTTGAGGAAACAGCACTCTGCAGAACTACACTGGATAATATATTTCTGGGGACTGGACTTGGCGGTTAACATTATAAACAAGCTCTCATCACTCGGATCACCTCAGTCAATTCCAGGGTACCGGAATCTGCCACAGTTTGCCAAATGGCTTTCTCTCATGTGTGAATTCAAACTAGCAGTAAACAATGGACACTGCTTTATGAACTCTAATTACTGCAAGTTAAtatttttccgatatattttactgtaaataatCATCTCTTTTCTTTGAATTGTGTTATTTAATTTTTGCTGTACTTCCAGTTCTTCTGACCCATACTAAAATTTAAAGAGCAATTTTAGTATTTGAATATACCTGCTCTGTTGAGGTCAATCAGGCTTTGTCTGCCCACCTCATCGTGTAGGCTCTGTCCACTGTCCTGCTCTAGTTGTAACTGCGTGACTCGGGCAGTCTTCAGGACATACCTGTTCTTCTCGTCAATCAAAATATACTCCACCTCCCCTCCAACAGCCAAGGGTTGTCTCTGCTGAGTTATTTGGTAGCCTTGCTGTAAGATacaatgtgattttaaaaagaacatggaaaattttaatttggaAGACTTACAAATTACCAATATGTGCTAAAGGATTTGCTTGTTTACCAAACATTAATGTGACAGAGGCCTACGAGACACAAGGCTCACATGAATCCTTAAATGCCATCTCGCCCTTCACGTGGTGCCACACTAAACCGAGAGCttttatttgtttaaatgtGAAAGTACACTATGCATGCTACAGTGGAATCATCaatgttcgtgggggattgatgttcgtggacTTCGgggtcactcttacccatgAATTTGTGTGTCCTCAAACATTTTTTAAGCCAAGTCCTAGTGACATTgtatcgcttacccacgaaattacgtccccacgaaccagcaatatttttcttacccacgaacattggcccccaggaattaaaatgattccacagtatttcaaaaattcaaaatcactGTTATTCAGGATTCTTTGTGCCAACCTTGGCATTATGagctgaaaatgttaaaagtgaaTAAACAAAAAGTCGATCAACAAATTTCCACTAGGATTAAAGCTTACATGGACCTTTGGCTAAATTTATAGCGACACAACATGTACACAAGTGAAACAATATCAGTAAAATGGGACCCTAcgcaaaaataaaattatacattaaaattcaAATCTGCAAAAATGCATCGGAGTTTGAAGAATAATTACAATGACGTAATCAATACTTACAGGAAGATCTGCATAAAAGTAATGCTTCCTGTCAAATTTTGATACTCTGTTTATTTTGCTTCTTAAGGCAATGGCAGTTTTGACCCCTGCTCTTACACATTCACCATTCAGAACCTAAAAAAAGATTAACAAATGAATATACTGTCCCAAGAGTCTTCTGCAGTGCACATGTAGAGTAGGAATAAAAACAGATGAatgaatgtacaatgtactatacatgtatatgtacatatccaacaaataataatttaaatttaaacaaaaagttTATTCCACATGAACACATTTCTAATCCATCCATTTCAATTTtatctaataataaaaaataaagctTACTGGTAGTGTCCCTGGCAGTGCTGCATCAAATATGGAGACCTGCGAGTTTGTGGGCGCCCCAAAAGTAGTGGAGGAGGCTGAAAACAATTTACTTTTACAGTTGATCTGGGCGTGGATCTCTAAACCAATCACACCTTTCCAGTTCTCTTGAGTGCTACACTgtcttgaaaataaaataacaaagtgtgaaataaataataatttgcCATAACAATTTAACTGTTGAGATTGTTTTATTCCTTTCTGAAACATTagtcaaattatttcaaaattttcttctgAAGAAGCACTTGCCAAGAAAGCTAAAACTtccatgtgtatatatgttcacgtatgtatatgtatgtagatgtgtatatgtatgtagatgtgtatatgtatgtagatgtgtatatgtatgtagatgaatatatgatatattaatttgatataaaatgtgatagttgaataaatattacaaataaaagaacaaaaaacTTGCATGTGGAGCTTCAATATGCTGTGACAATTTCATTATGTTCAAACTACAGCCCTCAAATCTAGGCTGGGGTCACGACAGAATACTGATAGAtgtacataggtacatgtaatagtgtGTTCAAACTACAGCCCTCAAATCTAGGCTGGGGTCACGACAGAATACCGATAGATGTACATAGGTTCTTCATACTATTTGAAACGCATGTTCTGTTTCGTGTTTACAAATGGTTGTTATAACTTATTGGCGTCTTCCTCATTTATGTTATTATTGTAATACATGTTCTTTGTAACCCATCAGTACTGATTCTGGTAATAAACAATATGACTAATTCAACTATCAATATTTCTTGTCAATGATAACAAATTAAGTGTATGAGGTTTCCATTGTAAACATAATGACATTTAATTTAAAAGTCACATGCAATATATTTACAACAGTAATTTACACTTCAACAAACTTTTATTAACACAATCATACTTTCTGCAAACAACTATCGACCAAAAATATGATGGTATTTCTGATAGccttatatttttgtttttcttttctagattcaagtttgttcaaactcCTGTCTCTGCCATGGGGCCTGATAACAGGGCTATATACAAGGGTGGTTCCTATATTTAAATGATTAGTGCACATGTCCTAAACTTATATTAAAGATTTTATCTAAGTGCATGCAGTGTGATTCAGATGAATGTTGCAGTCCATGTCTTCAGTTTGCTAGAGGCTCTAGCATTAACTCAGGGCTAACACCCCCTACAGTCAACACATTTTTAAACCATAGTTAGGGAAGAGACTTCTCTAGGATCAGGGAATGCCACTCATGAATGGGAGAATCATGCACGCTTTGCTTTTGTTAGAAATTAACTGGATATCCATCACATTATAATGTGTTCAAAGtaagatataaaaatcaatctCACCTTAGGAGGCCTGTAATTGCACATCTTACAAACTGATACTGatggttttcattttttaaaaatgtcagagCCCTTCTGAAGATCACCCTTTAAAGAGGTTCACACCTGAGATTTAATTGgagtaatgtaaattttttaggaagtgtatttttgatttctacattgaaggagaattaggaaattaaaaagaaaaactggggtcgcaacaCTGTTATAgagctatagtgttctaaacatgatctttttgcacttaaaatttattcaattaaacttgatttttctgttagtgtcaacacaacataagcaatacaaatcaatcgttacataaaatagatgcataattatgtcttctaacactacagatgaaaaaaaataataatactagTAATAGAGATAAaaaaatgacctttttgcacttgatatattGTGAATAACTTTAAACATCATTATGTTTACAATGtattgtaacgtgtagcggtcacccagcctaGTGCTGATCATGCTCgctgttgcttaacttgcgtgatcaagagagagactctaccacatcactagaaaagcttgCTCTCTAGCGAGGCCAAGTGCTGACCACGCTCactgttgcttaacttgcgtgatcaagagagagactctaccacatcactagaaaagcttgctctctagcgaggcagtataactTCCTCCTCATACTGCATGCTATAGTATCTATTTTTAGATATAAGTATCATTTAACAATTTACATAAAATAAGATCTCTTCATCTGCTTCTATTTTCCTTTGAGGCTGCATGGAGGAAAAGAGGAATAAGTGTGGGAATCTATGTTGATTAAATTGTCTGATTTGAGATTCtgaaaattcaaatgttgaCATGATCAAGTAAATGTAGCGGTCAACCGGGtttgatcgccggtggccagatagctcagttggtagagcacctgactacaGAATTCAGGGGGCCAGGGTTTGAATCCCgttctggtccgttgcattttctcctttcctgttacgTTTACACAAGTATAAAATATGATATGAACAGGAGCACAGCATGAGTACAGTAGGAGTACAGTACAGTAGGAGTACAGTATGAGTACAGTACAGTATGAGTACAGTATGAGTACAGTAGGAGTACAGTATGAGAACAGTATGAGTACAGTAGGAGTACAGTACAGTAGGAGTACAGTATGAGTACAGTATGAGTACAGTAAGAGTACAGTAGGAGTACAGTAAGAGTACAGTACAGTAGGAGTACAGTAGGAGTACAGTAAGAGTACAGTAGGAGTACAGTAGGAGTACAGTAAGAGTACAGTACAGTAGGAGTACAGTAGGAGTACAGTAAGAGTACAGTAGGAGTACAGTAAGAGTACAGTACAGTAGGAGTACAGTAGGAGTACAGTAGGAGTACAGTAAGAGTACAGTAGGAGTACAGTAAGAGTACAGTAGGAGTACAGTAGGAGTACAGTAGGAGTACAGTAAGAGTACAGTACAGTAGGAGTACAGTAGGAGTACAGTAGGAGTACAGTAAGAGTACAGTAGGAGTACAGTAAGAGTACAGTAGGAGTACAGTAAGAGTACAGTATGAGTACAGTAGGAGTACAGTACAGTAGGAGTACAGTAGGAGTACAGTACAGTAGGAATACAGTAAGAGTACAGTAGGAGTACAGTAAGAGTACAGTAGGAGTACAGTATGAGTACAGTAAGAGTACAGTAGGAGTACAGTACAGTAGGAGTACAGTATGAGTACAGTACAGTAGGAGTACAGTAGGAGTACAGTACAGTAGGAATACAGTAAGAGTACAGTAGGAGTACAGTATGAGTACAGTAAGAGTACAGTAGGAGTACAGTACAGTAGGAGTACAGTACGAGTACAGTAGGAGTACAGTAGGAGTACAGTAGGAGTACAGTAGGAGTACAGTAGGAGTACAGTAGGAGTACAGTAAGAGTACAGTAAGAGTACAGTAGGAGTACAGTACAGTAGGAGTACAGTAGGAGTACAGTAAGAGTACAGTAGGAGTACAGTATGAGTACAGTAAGAGTACAGTAGGAGTACAGTACAGTAGGAGTACAGTATGAGTACAGTACAGTAGGAGTACAGTAGGAGTACAGTACAGTAGGAATACAGTAAGAGTACAGTAGGAGTACAGTAAGAGTACAGTAGGAGTACAGTATGAGTACAGTAAGAGTACAGTAGGAGTACAGTACAGTAGGAGTACAGTATGAGTACAGTACAGTAGGAGTACAGTAGGAGTACAGTACAGTAGGAATACAGTAAGAGTACAGTAGGAGTACAGTATGAGTACAGTAAGAGTACAGTAGGAGTACAGTACAGTAGGAGTACAGTAAGAGTACAGTACAGTAGGAGTACAGTATGAGTACAGTACAGTATGAGTACAGTAAGAGTACAGTAGGAGTACAGTATGAGTACAGTACAGTAGGAGTACAGTAGGAGTACAGTATGAGTACAGTAAAAGTACAGTAGGAGTACAGTACAGTAGGAGTACAGTATGAGTACAGTATGAGTACAGTAAGAGTACAGTAAGAGTACAGTAGGAGTACAGTACAGTAGGAGTACAGTACAGTAGGAGTACAGTATGAGTACAGTAGGAGTACAGTATGAGTACAGTAGGAGTACAGTAAGAGTACAGTAGGAGTACAGTATGAGTACAGTATGAGTACAGTAAGAGTACAGTAGGAGTACAGTAAGAGTACAGTACAGTAGGAGTACAGTATGAGTACAGTAGGAGTACAGTAAGAGTACAGTAGGAGTACAGTACAGTAGGAGTACAGTACAGTAAGAGTACAGTAAGAGTACAGTAGGAGTACAGTAGGAGTACAGTACAGTAAGAGTACAGTAAGAGTACAGTAGGAGTACAGTAGGAGTACAGTAGGAGTACAGTACAGTAGGAGTACAGTATGAGTACAGTAGGAGTACAGTATGAGTACAGTAGGAGTACAGTAAGAGTACAGTAGGAGTACAGTAAGAGTACAGTAGGAGTACAGTACAGTAGGAGTACAGTACAGTAAGAGTACAGTAGGAGTACAGTACAGCAAGAGTACAGTAGGAGTACAGTACAGTAGAAGTACAGTATGAGTGTTTGAGAACACTGTTAGTGGAGGGCTTTAACTTCATGGGGCTAAAATTTCGCGATTTTTATCGTTTTAGTATTTAACAATGGTTTAAATTTTGTAGATAAACCCCTTCGAATAGTTTGTGTTTATGCCCTATTTCATGCTTACTATGATTACCATAActtgtataaaacatatatatttatttccataTAAGAGTTCACCATTGCTGTTAATAAGAGTTTTCCCTTCAGCTATTCACATAAATACACTTGTAATTATGAGTTGTGTTTTAGTTTTAAATCCCAGagattgtgtttatttttttatccCAGAGGTCGTTTGCATTTGTTCAGTGATGTCAacttgattccctgatccttgattttgttaaataaacaacaactcgggTTTTGTTAATTAACCCCACATGACCCTGCATGTTGATGACACGTCAGTCAGTTGatagcttgggtataataatcGATTCTGAGTGCCATCTAAATCAAGATCACAGCTGAATTATTACCcttgcattttaaaatgaaagtgcTAGGGAcaataattcccagaatagctTGACCGAAATCAAAAGTAGGAATCGAATTGTAATCAAAAAATGTAGTCACTGAAGAAAGGTAAAATTTCATGAGTATATACTGAATGTACATAATAAAGATTACTTCGTCCATACTTTTGTCTTTTAGATAATAAACTTAAGTACAGAAGATAGACTAAGCTAGAATCATCTCATACCCCTAAATATTTCGAACAGCACTTTGCAATGGTTTTGTTTTCGcaaacttaattgatagattatcatccctgACCGcctgagattttttttattttgcgaaacttgcaatttcctgaaattttttatttccGACTCTGGTATTTAcactttttgtttacatttccggtttAGCAACATgaaaagccacgtgaagaaaatagatcataTTGTTTTCTTATTTCTCGCATTCCTACGGGCGTAAATGAAAGGAAGGGattaatgttcttcatatcttgGAAGAAGCTTGGTATCTTTCTGtgattgaaattaaagcttaatcTGGAATTCATCtggaaataagcatagattgatatccatctggcattaaatgatgcatatctgttgacaaaaactcgtttgtcattaatattttctcagaaaataaaaattaaaatcttcccacctgccccatactttttgtTAACTCtagatgataatctactaatcaagttgaattggcctaatgaACACTTAGCTTACTTTGTCCTGGTACAGTGC is part of the Ostrea edulis chromosome 2, xbOstEdul1.1, whole genome shotgun sequence genome and harbors:
- the LOC125679717 gene encoding glutamyl-tRNA(Gln) amidotransferase subunit B, mitochondrial-like isoform X1, giving the protein MAAPMKFCRLRVCSTYSTIKTRSKHNHLFRHCRQCSTQENWKGVIGLEIHAQINCKSKLFSASSTTFGAPTNSQVSIFDAALPGTLPVLNGECVRAGVKTAIALRSKINRVSKFDRKHYFYADLPQGYQITQQRQPLAVGGEVEYILIDEKNRYVLKTARVTQLQLEQDSGQSLHDEVGRQSLIDLNRAGIGLMEIVTEPDFENGIDCSSFVREVQLMMRQMNVCLGSFREGALRVDANISVHRPGEPLGIRSEVKNLGSLKALKTAVDYEVMRQIDLIKSGGMVVNETRTFDAECGRTIPMRDKERLQDYRFMPEPNLPPLYLYDSESAQHPTQTNTTNIDEEIRKMPPLPRDIRTKLLNDFNISLRNVYVLVNEDKGVDFFNEVVSHSKSPPKIIAKFIVNDLLGVYKQYNTKIRKSPISPAVVAEIIDLKESGYTTAPHCFELVKLYLEKSSFDSPKTVVDNNGWQQIVDVETLRPVCEKVITDNSSLVKKYCKGKQEKSVNSLILRAMDATQKKGNRAVIKSLLVELLEEIKLKK
- the LOC125679717 gene encoding glutamyl-tRNA(Gln) amidotransferase subunit B, mitochondrial-like isoform X2; its protein translation is MQPQRKIEADEEILFYCSTQENWKGVIGLEIHAQINCKSKLFSASSTTFGAPTNSQVSIFDAALPGTLPVLNGECVRAGVKTAIALRSKINRVSKFDRKHYFYADLPQGYQITQQRQPLAVGGEVEYILIDEKNRYVLKTARVTQLQLEQDSGQSLHDEVGRQSLIDLNRAGIGLMEIVTEPDFENGIDCSSFVREVQLMMRQMNVCLGSFREGALRVDANISVHRPGEPLGIRSEVKNLGSLKALKTAVDYEVMRQIDLIKSGGMVVNETRTFDAECGRTIPMRDKERLQDYRFMPEPNLPPLYLYDSESAQHPTQTNTTNIDEEIRKMPPLPRDIRTKLLNDFNISLRNVYVLVNEDKGVDFFNEVVSHSKSPPKIIAKFIVNDLLGVYKQYNTKIRKSPISPAVVAEIIDLKESGYTTAPHCFELVKLYLEKSSFDSPKTVVDNNGWQQIVDVETLRPVCEKVITDNSSLVKKYCKGKQEKSVNSLILRAMDATQKKGNRAVIKSLLVELLEEIKLKK
- the LOC125679717 gene encoding glutamyl-tRNA(Gln) amidotransferase subunit B, mitochondrial-like isoform X3; protein product: MKRSYFIQCSTQENWKGVIGLEIHAQINCKSKLFSASSTTFGAPTNSQVSIFDAALPGTLPVLNGECVRAGVKTAIALRSKINRVSKFDRKHYFYADLPQGYQITQQRQPLAVGGEVEYILIDEKNRYVLKTARVTQLQLEQDSGQSLHDEVGRQSLIDLNRAGIGLMEIVTEPDFENGIDCSSFVREVQLMMRQMNVCLGSFREGALRVDANISVHRPGEPLGIRSEVKNLGSLKALKTAVDYEVMRQIDLIKSGGMVVNETRTFDAECGRTIPMRDKERLQDYRFMPEPNLPPLYLYDSESAQHPTQTNTTNIDEEIRKMPPLPRDIRTKLLNDFNISLRNVYVLVNEDKGVDFFNEVVSHSKSPPKIIAKFIVNDLLGVYKQYNTKIRKSPISPAVVAEIIDLKESGYTTAPHCFELVKLYLEKSSFDSPKTVVDNNGWQQIVDVETLRPVCEKVITDNSSLVKKYCKGKQEKSVNSLILRAMDATQKKGNRAVIKSLLVELLEEIKLKK